From the Bacteroides sp. genome, the window TCAACCCTGCCTGCCGGCAGGCAGGCTTCTGATCGGCAGTCAAATGCTCTTGTCTTCTAAATATTTTCTCAAGAATTCCCTTCCGATACCTGATTTAAGATACTTTTCATACTTCCTAGCTTCGTTGAGGGCATCAAATTCTTGGGAGTAAACCAAAACCCAGGGTTGGTATGGTTTGGTGGAGAAGTTTTTACTAGAATTGTGTTCTTTTAGTCTCTGGGAAATGTCTTTTGCAAGGCCTTTGTAAA encodes:
- a CDS encoding GIY-YIG nuclease family protein, which gives rise to MNPDGVTKTKGCQLKLAAFFAMGYTVYVIQSDVDKRLYKGLAKDISQRLKEHNSSKNFSTKPYQPWVLVYSQEFDALNEARKYEKYLKSGIGREFLRKYLEDKSI